A single region of the Gasterosteus aculeatus chromosome 1, fGasAcu3.hap1.1, whole genome shotgun sequence genome encodes:
- the LOC120828751 gene encoding FERM and PDZ domain-containing protein 4-like isoform X4, with translation MDMFGFSKMPKLSGHKNKMSGWPPPGPGSWAGLQGPPYSWDSMSSAREGRDCLTNQVSQCSSLEEVHLDGVPPAPRLVEMRRDPVLGFGFVAGSEKPVVVRSVTPGGPSEGKLLPGDEIIMINDEPVGSAPRERVIDLVRSCKESIVLTVVQPYPSPKSAFISAAKKAMLKSNPVKVRFAEEVIINGQVPNLVKDNSLLFMPNVLKVYLENGQTKSFRFDSSTSIKDVILTLQEKLSIKCIEHFSLVLEHRTEGSGSKLLLLHEQEMLTQVTQRPGCEEMKCFFRLSFVPRDPVELLRRDAVAFEYLYVQSCNDVVLERFGTELKYDAALRLAALQMYIVTLTTRQSQKVSLKYIQNEWGLPLFLPPVVLSSMKEKNIKKALTHILKTNQNLVPPGKKLTALQAKVHYLRYLSELRLYGGREFNSVLLQGEKQTEVTLLVGPRYGISHVINTRTNLVALLADFSHVNRIEILTEDETNVRLELHVLDVRPITLIMEASDAMNLACLTAGYYRLLVDSRRSIFSMPYCNSTGGDDAGPDRVLEWPYSTSLGDNEEASQSQEEVYNRDSEYPNNGRRENSISSYFREPPNTDRDPGTRRSPLPPPLPPATRHKPQDSPRSAKVSFIFGGDPPLSQPKQSGYDRLLESPEAPEQRRPYSHNNTDFRPHDRAPFHFAGLTHVYSNILTEEGGEEPLLRDLFYRDTTDDAEDDDDASCEEDSIGGTPVGDDGGGQGGGLAAAAGQAAFLAFSGSTDDIIDLTSLPPPEGDDSVMDDEDDTLLQTLNLAIAAPPPGFRDSSDEDAAPEGRPLSTHGNDDIPVSLIDAVPTQGEGEGSRGGERRLENAVMHTLQALEALSVSDQRPPPPPPNSSNPGVYSSRGFSPESSSDSGNETNSSEMTEISELAASHRLNESHMRLLLATREGYQPLLEEKTDFPVSPNTAGTIQKKPRSPNRHLQPPAVPPRRSPLLDTASSGPDSLAVRSQTKLSATLQRPSSTTPGGKHHKKSADSSGKYNTFSTRDGHRGESGGSRGRPEMDQRTSFCEREEGQRRQSSFLEETAASEGAAVNSLPRDHHRIPRPPSASCDRLSDVVTVGHCGADNGAAAVEQDEHLVVASLMSQTTKSRSAGSDQGSDVQNDHQPISRQQSVARLCEYHLAKRISNLQGEAHSSLQGSLCSSLDAGGSTNSSACGTPNDSPLGPGAVESKHHLQRHPLSSSSSSLIRVLNYEDGKPRIPRGLPSQSGQGRDLHPHADPALLRKMLPNIHPPAGGAEPGRPSSATPSKHKETTGTVSKRPLNDLHAKQQASLKGLNQKEGSEAYRQLINYLTVSQMHQGGKLHSAGLGGAVKKDTRRFITSNPQLVEMVKNRGNTVPRCPCMPSSVSSPFLSPNLAAPNANTAQLAGRNPQLYHSATLPANLKRSSDMHAQKLNDSLDFPPATAERRSSFSGLESELERSGMDPEPFLSLYRREGCMSRDGGFVAGGNGEGGGTANRPPPRSRSQPSSSAEEWSRSEPRGKHAVRQSPHSRPNDSLCFSAAPSVSGQRADLNSVSLGRGDHPSAFVRQTCAGNRACITSSTPNAKPPPPPPPPPPPPPPPPLSFSSQVNASAGNSVRAQEAAHPMLSRPSQNHIQAATLNPAQTDPCCNSLQRGRELKRSSSNVTASSGSVELLFDKPTRCRSQQPLSPSVPLQGESKVQRRPTRKRLSKSYSQGSVSCQTCWSTGSRRASVALPLQKDAKHAKGSQKLETSPWRCNGPFSYCFFKRKSEGEEDDTEWERPRRSRVGDDMGNGCAAASAIMPCGSAVDVAGEQLYGEVLNNMSFSDRLARINALKDRMYCFPSGFGDVRRDASELIALVRSSVGRCDRGAQMPLQDVSQFKQLLSVESKELGRACRRMAQAHGSPEEMLLAVTCSFQVLCCLCEACMCLVRGLGASASHQQREVVAKVDEVVMNYICLLKAAEAATVGAPGEHSVKALVRHSSTMSAIANALTRSLKTLLSK, from the exons TCCCCTAAATCAGCGTTCATCAGTGCAGCCAAGAAAGCCATGCTCAAGTCCAATCCGGTCAAAGTGCGCTTTGCAGAGGAGGTCATTATAAACGGCCAGGTTcca AACCTGGTGAAGGACAACTCGCTTCTGTTCATGCCAAATGTCCTGAAGGTCTACCTGGAGAACGGGCAGACAAAGTCTTTTCGCTTCGACAGCAGCACTTCTATCAAG GACGTGATTCTGACCCTGCAAGAGAAGCTGTCCATCAAATGCATCGAGCACTTCTCCCTGGTGCTGGAGCACAGGACGGAAGGCTCTGGAAGCAAACTGCTTCTCCTCCACGAGCAGGAGATGCTTACTCAG GTGACCCAGAGGCCCGGCTGTGAGGAGATGAAGTGTTTTTTCCGGCTCAGCTTCGTGCCCAGGGATCCCGTGGAGCTGCTCCGGAGGGACGCTGTGGCGTTTGAATACCTCTATGTACAG AGTTGCAACGACGTGGTGCTGGAGCGCTTCGGCACAGAGCTCAAGTACGACGCGGCGCTGCGACTGGCCGCTCTGCAGATGTACATCGTCACCCTGACGACCCGACAGAGCCAGAAGGTGTCCCTGAAATACATCCA AAACGAGTGGGGTCTGCCGCTGTTCCTGCCCCCCGTCGTGCTCTCCAGCATGAAGGAGAAAAACATCAAGAAGGCTCTGACGCACATCCTAAAAACCAACCAGAACCTCGTGCCTCCAGGGAAAAAA CTGACTGCGTTGCAGGCCAAGGTGCATTACCTGAGGTACCTCAGCGAGCTCCGACTCTACGGAGGGAGGGAGTTCAACTCTGTACTTTTG CAGGGGGAGAAGCAGACCGAGGTGACGCTGCTCGTGGGCCCCCGTTACGGCATCAGTCACGTCATCAACACCCGGACCAACCTGGTGGCCCTCCTGGCCGACTTCAGCCACGTCAACCGCATCGAGATCCTCACCGAGGACGAGACCAACGTCCGGCTGGAGCTGCACGTTCTGGATGTCAGG cCCATCACGCTGATCATGGAAGCCAGTGATGCGATGAACTTGGCCTGTCTCACAGCGGGCTACTACCGCCTCCTAGTGGACTCGAGAAGATCTATCTTCAGCATGCCCTACTGCAATAGCACCGGAGGAGATGACGCTG GTCCGGATCGTGTCCTGGAATGGCCGTACAGCACGTCTCTGGGGGACAACGAGGAGGCGTCCCAGAGCCAAGAAGAGGTCTACAACAGGGACTCTGAGTATCCCAACAACGGGCGGAGAGAAAACAGCATCTCTTCTTACTTCCGTGAACCCCCGAACACCGACAGGGACCCCGGGACGCGGAGGAGTCCGCTGCCCCCTCCTCTTCCGCCCGCCACCAGACACAAACCTCAAGACTCTCCTCGGAGCGCCAAAGTGTCGTTTATATTTGGCGGGGACCCCCCCTTGAGCCAGCCCAAGCAGTCGGGCTACGACAGACTGTTGGAGAGCCCCGAGGCCCCCGAGCAGAGGCGACCCTACTCGCACAACAACACGGACTTCCGGCCGCACGACCGGGCGCCATTTCATTTCGCTGGTCTGACGCACGTCTACAGCAACATCCTGACGGAGGAAGGCGGCGAGGAGCCCCTGCTGCGGGATCTGTTCTATCGCGACACAACGGACGACGCGGAGGACGACGATGACGCCTCCTGCGAAGAGGACTCCATCGGGGGCACGCCGGTGGGCGACGACGGGGGAGGCCAGGGAGGCGGGCTGGCAGCGGCGGCCGGCCAGGCGGCCTTCTTGGCGTTCTCTGGCTCCACCGACGACATCATCGACCTGACGTCGCTGCCCCCGCCCGAGGGAGACGACAGCGTCatggacgacgaggacgacacGCTGCTGCAGACGCTCAACCTCGCCATCGCCGCGCCTCCGCCGGGCTTCCGGGACAGCTCCGACGAGGACGCGGCGCCGGAGGGGAGGCCGCTGAGCACCCACGGCAACGACGACATCCCCGTGTCGCTCATCGATGCCGTTCCAACGCAGGGCGAGGGGGAAGGGAgccggggaggggagaggaggctggAGAATGCGGTCATGCATACTCTGCAAGCACTGGAGGCTCTGTCCGTCTCAGACCAGaggccccccccgccgccccccaacAGTAGTAATCCAG GTGTGTACTCGTCTCGAGGCTTCAGCCCGGAGTCGTCCTCAGATTCCGGCAATGAGACCAACTCCTCGGAGATGACCGAAATCTCGGAACTGGCGGCGTCTCACAGGCTCAACGAGAGCCACATGCGTCTCCTGTTGGCCACGAGGGAAGGCTACCAACCTTTACTTGAGGAGAAAACGGATTTCCCCGTCTCGCCAAACACAGCGGGGACGATACAGAAGAAACCCCGTAGTCCGAACCGCCACCTTCAGCCTCCGGCCGTCCCCCCGAGACGCAGCCCTCTTTTGGACACCGCTTCATCGGGGCCCGACAGCTTGGCGGTGAGATCCCAGACGAAACTCTCAGCCACCCTCCAGCGACCGAGTTCCACCACGCCGGGGGGCAAGCACCACAAAAAGTCGGCGGACTCGAGTGGCAAGTACAACACCTTCAGCACAAGGGACGGGCACCGGGGGGAGAGCGGTGGGAGCCGCGGCCGTCCCGAAATGGACCAGCGCACCTCATTCTGCGAGCGGGAGGAAGGTCAAAGGAGACAGAGTTCTTTTTTGGAGGAGACTGCCGCGTCCGAAGGCGCGGCGGTGAACAGCCTCCCCCGCGACCACCACAGGATCCCCCGCCCTCCTTCCGCCAGCTGCGACCGCCTGTCCGACGTCGTCACCGTGGGGCACTGCGGCGCAGACAACGGAGCCGCAGCTGTTGAGCAGGACGAGCATCTGGTTGTGGCCTCACTGATGTCCCAGACCACAAAATCCAGATCGGCGGGGTCGGACCAGGGGTCGGACGTGCAAAACGACCATCAGCCGATTTCTAGACAGCAGAGTGTCGCGCGGTTGTGCGAGTACCACCTAGCCAAAAGGATTTCCAATTTGCAAGGGGAGGCCCACAGTTCGCTACAGGGCTCTCTGTGCTCGTCGCTGGACGCCGGCGGCAGCACCAACAGCAGCGCCTGCGGCACCCCGAACGACTCGCCCCTCGGCCCCGGCGCGGTTGAATCAAAACACCATTTGCAAAGGCACCCGCTctcgagctcctcctcctcattaatCAGGGTGCTAAACTATGAGGACGGCAAACCCAGAATCCCGCGAGGCCTCCCGAGCCAGAGCGGTCAGGGAAGGGACCTCCACCCTCATGCAGACCCCGCCCTGCTTCGGAAAATGCTGCCCAACATTCACCCTCCCGCTGGCGGGGCCGAACCGGGCCGCCCCTCCTCGGCCACACCATCTAAGCATAAAGAGACGACAGGTACTGTGAGCAAGAGGCCCCTGAATGATCTGCATGCTAAGCAACAGGCCTCTTTAAAGGGGCTGAACCAGAAGGAAGGCAGCGAGGCCTACAGGCAACTGATTAACTATCTAACAGTCAGCCAGATGCATCAGGGAGGGAAGCTGCACAGTGCAGGCCTGGGAGGGGCAGTAAAAAAGGACACCAGGCGCTTTATCACGAGCAACCCTCAGCTCGTGGAGATGGTAAAGAATAGGGGCAACACCGTTCCCCGCTGCCCGTGTATGCCTTCATCCGTATCATCCCCATTCCTCAGCCCAAATTTAGCCGCCCCCAACGCCAACACCGCGCAGCTGGCAGGTAGAAACCCCCAGTTGTACCACTCTGCCACACTTCCCGCCAACCTCAAGAGAAGTTCTGACATGCATGCTCAGAAACTGAATGACAGTCTAGATTTCCCGCCGGCCACTGCCGAGAGGAGAAGCTCCTTCTCTGGCCTGGAAAGCGAGCTAGAGAGGAGTGGCATGGACCCAGAGCCCTTCCTGTCGCTGTATAGGAGAGAGGGCTGTATGAGTCGTGACGGGGGATTCGTTGCAGGTGGAAACGGCGAGGGCGGGGGGACCGCTAACCGCCCCCCGCCTCGGTCGAGAAGCCAGCCTAGTAGCAGCGCTGAGGAATGGTCGAGGTCAGAGCCGCGGGGAAAGCATGCAGTTCGCCAGTCGCCACATTCTCGTCCTAATgattctctttgtttctctgctgccCCCAGTGTAAGTGGTCAACGGGCTGACCTCAACAGCGTCTCACTAGGGAGGGGAGACCACCCTTCAGCTTTTGTCAGGCAGACATGTGCCGGCAATAGGGCTTGCATTACATCTTCAACTCCCAACGCgaaacctccccctcctccaccacctcctcctcctcctcccccacctccaccgtTGTCTTTTTCCTCGCAAGTCAACGCTAGCGCCGGCAACTCGGTACGCGCGCAGGAGGCCGCCCATCCCATGCTGTCCCGGCCGAGTCAGAACCACATTCAGGCTGCCACGCTGAACCCAGCCCAGACGGATCCCTGCTGCAATAGCCTGCAACGGGGCAGGGAGCTCAAACGCAGCTCCAGCAACGTGACCGCCAGTTCCGGGAGCGTGGAGCTTCTGTTCGATAAGCCCACCCGGTGCCGGAGCCAGCAGCCCTTGTCGCCATCTGTGCCCCTGCAAGGTGAGAGCAAAGTCCAACGGAGGCCGACGAGGAAGCGGCTCTCCAAGAGCTACTCCCAAGGCTCTGTGTCCTGCCAGACGTGCTGGTCCACGGGCAGCAGAAGGGCGTCCGTGGCACTGCCGCTGCAGAAAGACGCTAAACACGCCAAGGGCTCTCAAAAACTGGAAACCAGCCCCTGGAGGTGCAATGGGCCTTTTAGCTACTGCTTCTTCAAACGtaagagcgagggagaggaggacgacACCGAGTGGGAGAGGCCGCGGCGAAGCCGCGTCGGGGACGACATGGGGAACGGCTGTGCGGCGGCATCGGCCATAATGCCGTGTGGCTCAGCCGTGGATGTCGCTGGCGAGCAGCTGTACGGCGAGGTCCTCAACAACATGAGCTTCAGCGACCGCCTGGCGCGAATCAACGCGCTGAAGGACCGCATGTACTGCTTCCCGTCGGGCTTCGGCGACGTACGCCGCGACGCCAGCGAGCTCATCGCCCTGGTGAGGTCCAGCGTTGGCCGCTGCGATCGCGGGGCCCAGATGCCTCTGCAGGACGTCTCCCAGTTCAAGCAGCTCCTCTCGGTCGAGTCGAAGGAGTTGGGCCGGGCGTGCCGGAGGATGGCGCAGGCCCACGGCAGTCCCGAGGAGATGCTGCTAGCCGTGACCTGTAGCTTCCAGGTGCTATGCTGTCTCTGCGAAGCGTGCATGTGTCTGGTGAGGGGGCTCGGAGCCTCAGCCTCGCACCAACAGAGGGAGGTTGTGGCCAAGGTCGACGAGGTCGTTATGAACTATATCTGTCTGCTCAAAGCGGCCGAGGCGGCCACCGTGGGGGCGCCGGGGGAGCACAGCGTGAAAGCCCTGGTCCGCCACTCCAGCACCATGTCGGCCATTGCTAACGCACTCACCCGCTCTCTTAAAACGCTGCTTAGCAAGTAG